One genomic window of Polyangium aurulentum includes the following:
- a CDS encoding MXAN_5187 family protein codes for MILSRFWYLALAILLGASAFVLFLAAQMYNRAGQRAMSEALAADSSAVGWYLKDDARNRSTALIPIALAPELRTHLQKATPDQKPGRELREEARKALRKLEGDVPADLKFDALWAVDGNGRVIASVGIEHSEDWELGGFPVVADALHGWIRDDAWVWKGRIYRVVARPVEAEVNGEPVGAVIGVKIVDDKFAQSVSKRTGAAVGFYADGARVASWGPEGFDKANLDQITQDLKQLEANKDYQEKGRSEPRVIGEHLGVVYARMPGEAWDLGAGFAVGRLAVGVDGPMGFLNKADDLDKKNVPWAFIILAIVLLAGAGLAFSVLEHTQPLSAFGREAVRFAKGEVDVLAPSKFRGAYKKIASDINDGVDKVAAKGGAPRRAADLEQVLGPIPAAPAMSAFSVPGPGEARVSAPGPVPAAPASGPAKPLPKALPKPKPRTGLTQTIDPEELAPVADEAEVRDGSAPPPMPAGTNGAADGDSDELTEWQRVYEEFLAMKQECGEPTAGMTFEKFKSTLQRNKDALVQRHGVTRVKFTVYAKEGKAALKASPVK; via the coding sequence ATGATCCTCTCCCGATTCTGGTATCTCGCCCTCGCCATCCTCCTCGGCGCGTCGGCGTTCGTGCTCTTTCTGGCCGCGCAGATGTACAACCGGGCCGGCCAGCGCGCGATGAGCGAGGCTCTCGCCGCCGACTCGAGCGCCGTTGGTTGGTACTTGAAAGACGACGCGCGCAACCGCTCGACCGCGCTGATCCCGATCGCGCTCGCGCCCGAGCTGCGCACGCACCTGCAGAAGGCCACGCCCGATCAGAAGCCCGGGCGCGAGCTGCGCGAAGAGGCGCGCAAGGCGCTGCGCAAGCTCGAGGGCGACGTTCCCGCAGACCTCAAGTTCGACGCGCTCTGGGCCGTCGACGGCAACGGTCGCGTCATCGCCTCGGTCGGCATCGAGCACTCCGAGGACTGGGAGCTCGGCGGCTTCCCCGTCGTGGCCGACGCGCTGCACGGCTGGATCCGCGACGACGCGTGGGTCTGGAAGGGCCGCATCTACCGCGTGGTCGCGAGGCCCGTCGAGGCCGAGGTCAACGGCGAGCCCGTCGGCGCCGTCATCGGCGTCAAGATCGTCGACGACAAGTTCGCGCAGTCGGTCTCGAAGCGCACGGGCGCCGCGGTCGGCTTCTACGCCGACGGCGCGCGCGTCGCCTCGTGGGGGCCCGAGGGCTTCGACAAGGCGAACCTCGATCAGATCACGCAGGATCTGAAGCAGCTCGAGGCCAACAAAGACTACCAGGAGAAGGGCCGCAGCGAGCCGCGCGTCATCGGCGAGCACCTCGGCGTCGTGTACGCGCGCATGCCCGGCGAGGCGTGGGATCTCGGCGCGGGCTTCGCGGTCGGTCGCCTCGCGGTCGGCGTCGATGGCCCGATGGGCTTCCTCAACAAGGCCGACGATCTCGACAAGAAGAACGTCCCCTGGGCCTTCATCATCCTCGCGATCGTGCTGCTCGCGGGCGCGGGCCTGGCGTTCTCGGTCCTCGAGCACACGCAGCCGCTCTCGGCGTTCGGGCGCGAGGCGGTGCGGTTCGCGAAGGGCGAGGTCGACGTGCTCGCGCCGAGCAAGTTCCGCGGCGCGTACAAGAAGATCGCGTCGGACATCAACGACGGCGTCGACAAGGTCGCGGCCAAGGGCGGCGCCCCGCGTCGCGCGGCCGATCTCGAGCAGGTGCTCGGTCCGATCCCGGCCGCGCCTGCAATGAGCGCGTTCTCGGTGCCCGGCCCGGGCGAGGCGAGGGTCTCTGCGCCGGGTCCCGTCCCCGCGGCGCCCGCGTCAGGCCCTGCCAAACCCTTGCCCAAGGCGCTGCCCAAGCCGAAGCCGCGCACGGGCCTCACGCAGACGATCGATCCCGAGGAGCTCGCGCCCGTCGCCGACGAGGCCGAGGTGCGCGACGGGTCTGCGCCTCCGCCGATGCCTGCGGGCACGAACGGCGCTGCGGACGGCGACAGCGACGAGCTGACCGAGTGGCAGAGGGTCTACGAAGAGTTCCTCGCGATGAAGCAGGAGTGCGGCGAGCCCACGGCGGGCATGACGTTCGAGAAGTTCAAGTCCACGCTCCAGCGCAACAAGGACGCGCTCGTGCAGCGGCACGGCGTGACGCGGGTGAAGTTCACGGTGTACGCCAAGGAAGGCAAGGCCGCGCTGAAGGCCTCGCCGGTGAAGTGA